The Hymenobacter sp. GOD-10R genome includes a window with the following:
- a CDS encoding DUF6984 family protein, whose translation MKRRLLTLPELSLILFLLRDKPAAEKFLAWLPIAEVEELADGGMGSLRFVSRKDEQRLGQKIAELQFLDEDGVPVLVSLYLDQEGALYELDSWKTDYSPLKRIPLF comes from the coding sequence ATGAAACGGCGTTTGCTGACACTGCCAGAGTTAAGCTTGATCCTCTTCCTGTTGCGCGACAAACCGGCCGCAGAGAAGTTTTTGGCTTGGCTGCCCATTGCAGAAGTGGAAGAACTAGCCGACGGCGGCATGGGTAGCTTACGGTTTGTGAGCAGAAAAGACGAGCAGCGCTTAGGACAAAAGATTGCTGAACTGCAGTTCCTGGACGAGGATGGCGTGCCGGTGCTGGTGTCTCTTTACCTAGATCAGGAAGGGGCACTATATGAATTAGATAGCTGGAAAACGGACTATTCGCCCCTGAAGCGAATTCCGCTTTTCTGA
- a CDS encoding nuclear transport factor 2 family protein translates to MKTLLSLLLFGVSTTAFAQQPAAETEAIKKTVTTFFDGMRRGDSTLVRSTLAPGVVLHTISNRNGNTQLGVEKTNDFLKAVGTPHTEVWDERITFERVLIDANLASVWTPYQFYLGSKFSHCGYDSFQLVKYTDGWKIVHIIDTRRKEKCQ, encoded by the coding sequence ATGAAGACGTTATTGTCGCTGTTACTATTCGGCGTTAGCACCACCGCTTTCGCCCAGCAACCCGCCGCCGAAACAGAAGCTATTAAAAAGACTGTTACTACCTTCTTCGATGGTATGCGGCGGGGTGATAGTACCCTCGTGCGCAGCACCCTAGCTCCGGGTGTGGTCCTGCACACCATCAGCAACCGGAATGGTAATACGCAGCTCGGCGTCGAAAAAACCAACGATTTCCTAAAAGCCGTCGGCACACCGCACACCGAGGTCTGGGATGAGCGCATCACCTTCGAGCGGGTGCTTATCGACGCCAACCTAGCCAGCGTCTGGACGCCGTACCAGTTCTACCTGGGCAGCAAGTTCAGCCACTGCGGCTACGACTCGTTTCAACTGGTGAAGTACACCGACGGCTGGAAGATCGTGCACATCATTGATACACGCCGCAAGGAGAAGTGCCAATAG
- a CDS encoding long-chain fatty acid--CoA ligase gives MKIRRTFDILTHLTTRAPQANCLVAKINGKWQPLSAQQVQEQADLVSLGLRQLGVEPGDKVAIISANRPEWMLADFGIAQLGAVSVPMYPTITVEDYRHIFTDADVKVVLVSDQKLLARVHEATADLAEAPEHIFTFEKVVGSRHFGELLSMGKLGSMEELEAEKAAVQPDDLLTLIYTSGTTGRPKGVMLSHENVLSNCRDLTSYLPLPEQAKALSFLPLSHIFERTATFLYLMLGFSIYYAEGMERIADNLREVQPQVFTTVPRLLEKIYDKIVATGSKLTGVKKSLFFWALNLGLKYDTQKNLGFFYNKQLALANKLIFSKWREAMGGKVEFIVSGGGALQPRLARVLWAAGVRVMEGYGLTETSPVIAACRPEPENNMIGTVGPVLPHVEVKIVPDGEILTRSASVMKGYYNRPDLTAEAIDAEGWFHTGDIGEFMQGRFLKITDRKKEMFKTSGGKYIAPQVIEAKLSESPLIEQVMVVGENQKFPSALLVPAFAELRAWAQSHGLPTNLSDAALTAHAQVQKLYEGLVHQYNASFANWEQVKKVVLLPTSWSVETGELTPTMKVKRKVITANNLPRIEALYS, from the coding sequence ATGAAAATTCGTCGCACGTTCGACATACTAACGCACCTTACTACCCGCGCACCGCAAGCTAACTGCCTGGTTGCCAAAATAAACGGTAAATGGCAGCCGCTGAGCGCACAGCAGGTACAAGAGCAAGCTGACCTCGTGAGCCTAGGTTTGCGCCAACTCGGTGTGGAGCCTGGCGACAAAGTCGCTATCATCTCGGCCAACCGCCCCGAGTGGATGCTAGCCGATTTTGGTATCGCGCAGCTAGGGGCCGTAAGCGTGCCCATGTACCCCACCATCACCGTGGAAGACTACCGCCACATCTTCACTGATGCTGACGTGAAGGTGGTGCTGGTGTCTGACCAAAAGCTGCTGGCCCGCGTGCACGAGGCCACCGCCGACCTCGCCGAAGCTCCCGAGCACATTTTTACCTTCGAGAAGGTTGTGGGTTCGCGCCACTTCGGGGAGCTGCTGTCGATGGGGAAACTAGGTAGCATGGAGGAGCTGGAGGCAGAAAAAGCCGCTGTGCAGCCCGATGACTTGCTCACACTCATCTACACCTCCGGCACCACCGGCCGGCCTAAAGGCGTGATGCTCTCGCACGAGAACGTGCTGAGTAACTGCCGCGACCTAACCAGCTATCTGCCATTGCCCGAACAAGCAAAAGCGCTCAGCTTCCTGCCGTTGTCGCACATTTTCGAACGTACGGCCACCTTTCTCTACCTCATGCTCGGCTTCTCGATCTACTACGCCGAGGGCATGGAGCGCATCGCCGACAACCTGCGTGAGGTGCAGCCCCAGGTGTTCACCACCGTGCCGCGCCTGCTGGAGAAGATCTACGACAAGATTGTGGCCACTGGCTCGAAGCTAACGGGTGTGAAGAAGAGCCTGTTCTTCTGGGCCTTGAACCTAGGTCTGAAATACGATACCCAAAAGAACCTAGGTTTCTTCTATAACAAGCAGCTAGCCTTAGCCAATAAGCTCATTTTCAGTAAATGGCGCGAAGCCATGGGTGGAAAAGTTGAGTTCATTGTATCCGGTGGTGGCGCGTTGCAGCCGCGCCTAGCGCGGGTGTTATGGGCCGCGGGCGTGCGGGTGATGGAAGGCTACGGCCTCACCGAAACGTCGCCTGTTATTGCGGCCTGTCGCCCCGAGCCGGAGAATAATATGATTGGTACCGTAGGACCGGTGTTGCCTCACGTTGAGGTGAAAATCGTGCCAGACGGTGAAATCTTGACCCGCTCGGCCTCGGTGATGAAAGGCTACTACAACCGCCCCGATCTTACCGCCGAAGCCATTGACGCCGAAGGCTGGTTTCACACTGGCGACATTGGCGAGTTTATGCAAGGCCGCTTCCTGAAAATCACCGACCGTAAGAAGGAGATGTTCAAGACCTCGGGCGGTAAGTACATCGCCCCGCAAGTCATTGAAGCCAAGCTTTCGGAGTCGCCGCTGATTGAGCAGGTGATGGTGGTAGGAGAGAACCAGAAATTTCCTTCTGCGCTGCTCGTGCCCGCGTTTGCTGAGTTGCGTGCCTGGGCGCAAAGTCACGGTCTACCCACCAACCTTTCTGATGCGGCCCTAACGGCCCACGCGCAAGTGCAGAAGCTTTATGAAGGCTTGGTGCACCAGTACAATGCTAGCTTTGCCAACTGGGAGCAGGTTAAAAAAGTAGTGCTATTGCCTACCTCTTGGAGCGTAGAAACCGGCGAGCTGACCCCTACCATGAAAGTGAAGCGGAAGGTAATCACCGCCAACAATTTGCCGCGCATCGAGGCGCTGTATAGCTAA
- a CDS encoding DUF6728 family protein, whose product MNGRNLFNLGEVFGYFFRKHDPNRKTNFNLRTMHFINKLSMSMFLVCLLVMLYRLFTR is encoded by the coding sequence ATGAACGGCCGCAACTTGTTTAATCTCGGTGAAGTGTTTGGCTACTTCTTTCGCAAGCACGACCCGAACCGCAAAACTAATTTCAACCTGCGGACTATGCACTTCATCAACAAGCTCTCGATGAGCATGTTCTTGGTGTGTCTGCTGGTGATGCTGTACCGCTTGTTTACGCGCTAA
- a CDS encoding MmcQ/YjbR family DNA-binding protein codes for MNIEDLRDYCLLKVGVTEDMPFGDNTLVFRVGGKIFLLTDVNTYASINLKCDPERAVQLREEFDYVLPGFHMNKKHWNTVLIGTGVTNRQLREWVDHSYDLVLASLPKAQRTTLLEASE; via the coding sequence ATGAACATCGAAGATCTGCGTGATTACTGCCTGCTAAAAGTTGGTGTGACAGAAGACATGCCCTTCGGTGATAATACGCTCGTGTTCCGAGTAGGAGGTAAAATCTTCTTGCTCACGGATGTTAACACCTACGCGAGCATCAACCTGAAGTGTGACCCAGAGCGCGCCGTCCAACTCCGCGAGGAGTTCGACTACGTGCTACCAGGTTTTCACATGAATAAAAAACACTGGAACACCGTGCTCATTGGCACCGGTGTCACTAATCGACAACTCCGTGAGTGGGTCGACCATTCATACGACCTCGTGCTAGCTTCGCTGCCGAAGGCTCAGCGGACCACGCTCCTGGAAGCATCGGAGTAG
- a CDS encoding beta-galactosidase: MKKGLLVLWLCCLSVLGVAQSPQRFFPKELLTQIGVYYYPEHWDESQWERDIKKIADLGFEYIHVGEFAWVFMEPQKGKYDFRWLDKVVDLAGKYKLKVIMCTPTSTPPVWLTQKHPEIFIRNSEGQTAFHGSRDNYSTSSDVYRKYTAQIVAELGKRYGQDARVMGWQLDNEPARSVDYSPVSEKKFKEWLKKKYVTISALNDAWGTKFWSMVYNDFNQVRLPNSRLQYGPSPHAVLDSRRFSADQLAAFLDFQAQTLRKYIGKEQWIMTNYTSLRDDPGYDPQRTNNLDFTCYTNYPVHGTGEMLGDKGFRVGSMATLAFMNDYYRTVRGVYGVMELQPGQVNWGSINPQPEPGAVHMWLWHTFMGGTTLNCTYRFRQPIYGSELYHYGIVNTDGVTPTRGGLEFSKYIREVKELRKQYKPNLAPPASYTNRRTALLMSIENFWDQNIQRQTSQWQPYDHVTKYFKAIKSLGAPVDFVTEQSDWSAYKVLIVPAYQLVDKELIAKIRQYADQGGQVVISCRTGHKDKNGHLWQAKWAEPISELIGGDVAFFDLMMPTTEGEVSFAGNSYKWNNWGDVLQPNPSTQVLATYTNQFYNGSAAVSQAKQGKGTVTYIGVDTNSGELEKAVLQKVYQGIGIQTTDYPAGINVEYRDGFWVAVNYSSKPYTLPLPVTSKILVGEKVLPSPGVTVWTE; the protein is encoded by the coding sequence ATGAAGAAAGGCTTACTCGTGCTGTGGCTATGTTGCCTTTCGGTGTTAGGGGTTGCTCAATCGCCGCAGCGCTTCTTCCCGAAGGAATTGCTAACGCAGATTGGCGTGTATTACTACCCCGAGCATTGGGACGAAAGCCAGTGGGAGCGAGATATTAAGAAGATTGCCGACCTAGGTTTTGAGTACATCCACGTGGGCGAGTTTGCTTGGGTGTTTATGGAGCCACAAAAAGGCAAGTACGACTTTCGGTGGTTGGATAAAGTGGTGGACCTGGCGGGCAAGTATAAGCTGAAGGTCATTATGTGCACGCCGACTTCTACGCCGCCCGTGTGGCTCACGCAAAAGCACCCGGAGATTTTTATCCGCAACAGCGAAGGCCAAACGGCTTTTCACGGCTCGCGCGATAATTACTCGACATCCAGCGACGTGTACCGAAAATACACGGCGCAAATTGTAGCGGAGCTAGGCAAGCGCTACGGCCAGGATGCCCGCGTAATGGGCTGGCAACTCGACAATGAACCCGCTCGCTCCGTGGACTATAGCCCCGTCTCCGAGAAAAAATTCAAGGAGTGGCTTAAGAAGAAGTACGTTACTATCAGTGCTCTGAATGATGCCTGGGGTACGAAGTTCTGGAGCATGGTCTATAACGACTTCAACCAGGTTCGCCTTCCAAATTCTCGCTTGCAGTACGGACCTAGCCCGCACGCCGTGCTCGATTCGCGCCGCTTCTCCGCCGACCAGTTGGCCGCCTTCCTCGACTTTCAGGCCCAGACGCTGCGCAAGTACATCGGCAAAGAGCAGTGGATTATGACCAACTACACCAGCCTGCGCGACGACCCGGGCTACGATCCGCAACGCACCAATAATCTGGATTTTACGTGCTACACCAACTATCCCGTGCATGGCACCGGCGAAATGCTCGGTGACAAAGGCTTTCGGGTGGGCTCGATGGCTACGCTGGCCTTTATGAACGATTATTACCGCACGGTGCGCGGTGTGTACGGCGTGATGGAGTTGCAGCCGGGGCAAGTAAATTGGGGCAGTATCAACCCGCAGCCTGAGCCAGGTGCAGTGCATATGTGGCTGTGGCACACGTTCATGGGCGGTACTACGCTGAACTGCACCTACCGTTTTCGGCAGCCGATCTATGGCTCGGAACTCTACCACTATGGCATCGTGAACACCGATGGTGTGACGCCTACCCGCGGCGGCCTGGAGTTTTCTAAGTACATCCGGGAGGTGAAAGAACTGCGCAAGCAGTATAAGCCGAACCTAGCGCCGCCTGCCAGCTATACCAATCGTCGCACGGCCCTTCTGATGAGCATCGAGAACTTCTGGGACCAGAATATTCAGCGGCAAACCTCGCAGTGGCAGCCCTACGACCATGTCACGAAGTACTTCAAAGCAATCAAGTCCCTCGGCGCACCGGTTGACTTCGTGACGGAGCAATCGGATTGGTCGGCTTACAAAGTGCTGATTGTGCCTGCGTATCAGTTGGTTGATAAAGAACTGATAGCCAAGATCCGGCAGTATGCGGACCAGGGCGGTCAGGTCGTGATAAGCTGCCGCACGGGGCATAAAGACAAGAACGGCCACTTGTGGCAAGCGAAGTGGGCCGAGCCAATCTCCGAGCTAATCGGCGGAGATGTAGCGTTTTTCGATCTGATGATGCCCACTACCGAAGGGGAGGTGTCCTTCGCTGGCAACTCGTACAAGTGGAACAACTGGGGTGACGTGCTGCAGCCTAACCCTAGCACGCAGGTACTAGCTACCTATACAAACCAGTTTTACAACGGTAGCGCCGCCGTTTCCCAAGCTAAGCAAGGCAAAGGCACCGTCACCTACATCGGCGTCGATACCAACAGCGGAGAGTTGGAGAAAGCAGTGCTGCAAAAAGTGTATCAAGGCATTGGTATTCAGACCACTGATTACCCAGCAGGCATCAACGTAGAATATCGCGATGGTTTTTGGGTGGCCGTCAATTATTCTTCTAAGCCGTATACGCTGCCATTGCCAGTGACCAGCAAAATTCTGGTGGGTGAAAAGGTGCTACCTAGCCCTGGGGTCACCGTTTGGACGGAGTAG